In Brassica napus cultivar Da-Ae chromosome A3, Da-Ae, whole genome shotgun sequence, the sequence TTACTTACTCTCTGTCTCATTGAATTGCAACAACGTGGCTGGTATGCtttatgttcatttttttttgtatctccTTATCTGCTAGGCTATGGGAATCTTTGGCTTTTCTGGCGAAGATCATATTGGAAAACTCAGTTTCCCTCCTGTGCAGGCATGTCTTTCTGTACCTGTTGGCATGTGCAGGTGTAGTTTTATAATGCATAATAGACTGTTTGATGAATAAGTTTCCATATGCATTTGCAGGCAGTTCCATCATTTCCTAGCTCATTCCCACACTTGTTCCCTGGCAAGGACAAGCTCCGTTGCTTGATCCCTTGTGCAATTGACCAGGTGTGCTGTTTTCTTACTTTCGATCTTGACCCGTTTGTTTTCTAATCTCTGTGTGTTATTGTATTATGCtgcttttgtgtgtttataatcaatcttttctgttttgttttactCAGGATCCTTATTTTAGGATGACTCGCGATGTTGCACCTCGGTTAGGCTATAGCAAGCCTGCACTGATTGAGTCATCATTTTTCCCTGCTCTGCAGGCAAGTATACTTTCTTTGTTAGTCTTTTAACTGAAAGTGATAGAGGTATGCTTACACCAGGCCTTCACGCTTTCAAACTATTGagtattttgttcattttattCTCGCAGGGAGAGAATGGAAAAATGTCAGCCAGTGATCCTAATTCAGCGATCTATGTGACTGACActgcaaaagaaataaaaaacaaggTATATTCAGTTCTGTATTTTGGTATTGTTTCCACAGATATTCATTGTCTGGTTGGTCGACGCCTGAGTGAATACTGAGGGCAGTCACTTATGCTGTAAACTACAACTGAGTTTCGAACGTAAATTAGAACTCCAATCATAAACCAGATGATTGCTTCATGTATCTAACTTGATGAAGTTTCTATATACAGATAAACAGGTATGCTTTCAGTGGTGGGCAAGATTCCATCGAAAAGCACAGAGAAATTGGAGCAAATCTGGAGGTACTAACACAAACTATGAGCCAGTTTTTGGCATATATCTTCTCTCTGTTGGGTACTAACGACATTCCATTACACCTATAGGGATATTATCTAATTGCAGTTCGAAATGACGTACTCATCTTGATACTtaaaaagtctttttttttttcctattaacctttcttctattttttattcacaGGTGGATATACCAGTCAAGTATCTTAGTTTCTTCCTAGACGATGATACTGAACTTGAACACATAAAGAAGGTAAATTACGTCACACTTTCCTCTAGCTCTTGTTATTAGATCATTACAGAGAATGAAAGGATGCTTATAGCTGTCGCAGTGTGAGTATgcgacattaaaaaaaaaaaagtaatacacATTGTACTTTGTTTTAAGGAATATGGAGAAGGGAGAATGCTAACGGGAGAAGTAAAGAAGCGACTCACTGAAGTCTTGACAGAGATGGTTGAGAGACACCGCATGGCTCGAGCTGCTGTTACTGATGAGGTGAACacatctattttaatagagaCCGGTCAATcaggttttgttttggtttgttctaacgaaagaaatataataataataataataataatcagatGGTGGATGCGTTTATGGCCGTCAGACCTCTTCCAAGCATGTTCGAGTAACTCAATAAAACCCCTTTTTGGCTGCTCTGCTGCAACTTCTCATCAGAGACTTTGAATTATTCTTGAAAGGACGAATCGATTCTTGAAATGTTCAAATAGacgttttataaatttatgtatttacaacgagaaccttttttttttttggtgtttaaaaatatgaaacaatatCACTCTCTATTACATTTCGGTCGTTGGagtttaacaaaaatctatacaCAAATAACTCGATAAACATGAAAGGGAACAGATGTATCAATTGTctttaccattatccttgaagATGACGGGGGCCTTGCATCGAGAGCGACAATGGCTGCAAAATGGCCGAGTGTAGAGATTGTTAAGGACCACTTGGCATTCTCTTTCCCCGATGGTATTGAGCTTTCCTGGCAAGAGACGTGAGAAATCTCCTAGTGCACGTTGAACATGTAAAGCTACTTCACAATCAAAGCATGCAAAGAACCATTTACTTGGATCTAACTCCACCTCACAAACGTCGCACCAGATCTTGCCGTTACCCTTTCCACCACAGTATAAAGTGAGAGGGTGCTCATCGCTCATGTGGCGTATCTCCTCTGGCAAAGTAGCACaataaaaacacaaagaaaagtTACAAGTATCACAATCGAGCATATAGTCAGCTCGAGTTCTCTTACATGCATCACAATAATGATCGTTTGTTTCAAGAAAATATAGGGGATGCAAATGCCGATTATGGACCAAGGGCTCGGAAAGGGAAGCACAGTGTAGATCTACATACTGATATTCCATACTAATTCCTTGCGATGTGTATGTGAAACCATAATTTAACATTTCACAAAGGTTGCAATATATTATCGTCTTATCATATCTCAACGTGTATGGTGCAGGATCAAAGAAAAGTCTTTTCTCCATAAGAAGATTAGCACACTTTTCATGGAGAGAAAAATAACATTCCGTGCAACTGTAGACAGGGCCAATTAAATTCCACCAGACGGAAGCAAGCTTCACATTGTATGAAGTCGTCATCATGAACCTTGAGGAGCCTTAAAGTATGTTCGCTATGGCTGAAATGACGTATCAAATTATGTTCCACCACCTTGAATGGCGCGATGTCTTGGATCTTCTCATGTGTCCCTTCCAGTTCCTCATAATTCCATGTAGTATAATTTGTTGCGCAACGCGTGTGAACTGTGTAGTTAGGGCAAACCGAGCAAGAATAAGCTCCATAGTACTGACTTACATTTCTCCGACAAACTCCACATCGCCCCCCACGACCATGATGATCATGACGATTGATGTTTATGACGTGGGGAAAGCCGATACAATGTCCATGGATAACAAAATCACACTCTAAACATATATAAGGCCTTCTTCTGTGGCCATCAATTCCACAAACCTTGCAAGTAAAGGCGAGTTTACTTGAAATGAGCCTAAGTGTATGAGTGTGAGTCTTGGAATGATCAACAACAAGAGGTGGTGGAAGCTTTGTACAACTAAGGCACAGAGTGAAATTGCAAATAGAACAATGACAAAGCATCTCTTCTGGTCGCGTTGAACATAAACGGCAATCTTTTTCGGCATGATCATCATTTCTAAGTGACTCATAGGCAATTATCTTAAGAGGGTGACTAGAGTGACAAGGATGATTTACCTCTTTGGAGAGATGAACGCAATCCAAGTGAAAGTATACATTGTTGCATTCAGGACATGAATAAGAAGGTCCACTTATAGATTTCTTGCATACTTCACAGTGGACCTCTTCCTCCCTTCCTTTCTTCAAAAACACGAGTTGATGGTCATGACAGACCGGGTGTTCAATAGCCGAAGGTGAGGGTTTAATCCCACAAATGAAATCCACTTTGAACTCACATGTGGGGCATGTATAATATGGGGACAAAAGCTTTTGTCCACAAAAATCACATGTACCATCTTCCGTTGGAGAGTCATTAGTGAGCAAGAGGGCATGCTCCGGGTGACAAGGGTGGTGATTGATCTCTACTGGAGCTTCCGCACACTCTTTATGGAGCCGAAACCTACGGGAAaccatatttttatgaattaaccTACAGGAAACCTCGTTGCAAACGTAGCTGCCGTACATGATTCCTTCTAGGTGGCACCAAGCACATACACTTTTGGTAAACATAGCTATAGGGAAAAGAGGATGCACGTGAACAGGTAGCTTATTTATTGATGATCTTGTGGTATCCATGGTGTATGTATGTGAATAAAAGAGATTTTGTTTGGTTAGATGGATAAAATGGGAGGTGAAGACATCGTCATCATTTATaccattgtaaaaaaaaattattaatacccttttatcttttgaaaaaagtaaagaatctgcagattttttttaatgaaataagtTAGATTTAGAAATCAATTTTCTAtagcttttatttaatgttttcaaTTTCTTTGATAAATTacgtaaaaaattaaaaccacacCCAAAAGATTTACAATCtaactttaaagaaaaatataaaattacaacaCCAACCAATCAATCTatttttcggaagttcaaaaaaaaaagaagcaaagaaTCAGATGATTCTTCCATCAAGACACGACAAAGAGGGGGAAGGAATGTCGTGGATCATAACTAAAACCTACCTTGTACTCTTACTCTTTGCTATTCTTTTCTTGGATTTTAAACCCAACACACATAAAATTAACTTGTAGTTTTTCAATCATAGGATTCTTTCCTCTTTTTCTTTGCTAATTTCTATTCTCCTTTAGTCGACGAATGAAAGGGAGAACAATAACTTTTtagacaattctctcaaataacaatttttaagtttttatcacaaaaatcgattttaataataaaaatgaccaaaatagttcatttttattttaaaaattttaatatatattttttatttttaaacattttaaactaTATGCTCAAAACTTTTAAGCATATAGTGTAATTGAACTTCCGAAAAACTtcacaaaaatcgattttaataataaaaatgaccaaaatatagtgtatatatgctTAAAATACACTATATGCTTAAACTATTTTTGAACTTTTAAGCATATAGTGTAATTAAACTtcacaaaaatcgattttaataataaaaatgaccaaaatagttcatttttattttaaaaattttaatatatattttttatttttaaacattttaaactatatttttcggaattctctcaaataacaatttttaagtttttatcacaaaaatcgattttaataataaaaatgaccaaaatagttcatttttattttaaaaattttaatatatattttttatttttaaacattttaaactaTATGCTCAAAACTTTTaagatattaatataaatatatttttatcttttaataaaatttattttggtcatttttttctttattcaaaaaaaaattaaaaagggcTATAAATGTCTTCGTGTCGCACGGCCTCTTAgcattagagcatgattatcgcgGAAGATTAGTGGGTTTCTTAACAAACTTTATGGTTTGGGCCCCACAAAAACCTCTAAAATCGGTTCCAAAAATAGTGAAATAAGGAtcaattttggttttgtttgtggACCCCACTGATATGTGGTGCACTTTTTAAatcagacaaaacaaaaaattgagCTTAAGAAACTGTGCACTACGGTTACAGCTATAATCATGGTCTTACACCACTGGATCTACATAATGATAGTTTTTGGTTTATCTATActtatatatgtccaaaaacaaaacaaaaacaaaatttactgTTGGATTATCTTTTTAACGCTGTGTATTAGTGTGAAAAAGTACTCCCAGAGGAGATACACATCAGAAACCAAACAAAGATGTTTGCGAAAGAAAACATAGAGAACTGAAAAACAAAATGAATTACGCAGATGCTACAACCACAAAGGATAAAAAACGTCGGCTAGAGCCACAGCAAAATTTCTCAGGCACGAGGAGTTTCATCCTTTAATAGGTGGTGGAACCATCTAGGACTCCCACGGGCAACGTAAAAGGACACTGCAATTCCTGCAGAGTTTCAGAAAATGAAAGATGCTCATAGCTGTTGCAGTCAGATTATTTGAAATGTTTAAATAAATGTTCTAAATATCTACAAGGAGAGAatcctttttttcttcttttatgtttAGATATATGAAGCAACATATGAATTGAGATTCGGAGATGAATTGTCAACGTAAAAACTCATTTATATTGCAAAAGTCAAGCAGTTGCAACCCAGATTTTATAAGTGTAAGTTAATATATAACCAGTCCCCCTTCAGTACTCTTCACTAGGAAACAATATATATCACTCTCTATTACGTTGGGGTCCTCTAAGTTACACAAATTTTATACCCAAACAACTGAATAAACATGAATTGGAACAAATGTATCCATTGTCTTTACCACTGTCCTTCAAGATAACTGGGACCTTGCATCGAGAGCGACAATGGCTGCAAAATGGCCGAGTGTTGCGATTGTTAAGGACCACTTCGTATTCTCTTCTCTCAAATAATGTATAGAGACCTCCTGGTTTGAGACGTGAGAAATCTCCTAGTACACATTGAACATGCAAGGCTACTCCACAGTGAGAGCACATAAAGAACCATTTACTTGGATCTAGTTCACTCTCACAAATGTCGCACCAGCACCAGTTTTTGCCGCTCATATTTCCGTCACAAGATAGAGTCAGAGGGTGTTCATCGCTCATATGCCatatcttctcaggcaaagtaACACAATACAAGCACAAATCAAAGTCACACTTATCACATCTCAGCATGTAATCATGTGGAACTCTCTTACATGCATCACAATAATTATTCTctgatataacaaaatatagGGGATGAGAATGCACATTATGGGAGAAGGGTTTCGAAAAGGGAACCACAATTTACATCTATATAGTGATATCTCATCATATCTCTTTGCAATGTGTACCTGAAACCAGCACACAAACATTCCACATAGCTTGCAATATGTAGCTGACCTATCACATTCCAACATGTATGCTGTGCGGTCAAAGAGAAATCTTTTCATCATAGGTAGATTAGCACACTTTTCATGGAGAACAAAACAACATTCCGTATAACTGTAGATCTGTCCAACCTGGACTGGATGGATGCATGCTTCACACCGTATGCACTCGTCATCTTGAATATCAACATTATCTTTGAGAAGTCTTAAAGTATGTTTGTTATGGCTGAAATGATGTATCAAATTATGACCCACCACCTTGAATGGAGAAATATCTTCGCTCCTCTCAGGTATCCCTTCTAGGTTCACACCATTCCATGCATTATAAATAAATGCACATAGTGAGTGAACTGTGTAGTTAGGGCAAACAGAGCAAAAATAAGCTCCGTAGTACTGACTTACATCTCTCCAACAAAATCCACATTGTGTACCCCGACGGCCAAGGTGTTGCGTGAAAGAGATCTGATGATCATGACGATTGATGTTTATGACTCGAGGTAAGCCGATACAATCTCCATGGACAAGAAAATCACACTTGACACATATATAAGGCTTACTTCTGTAGCCTTGAATTCCACAAACCTTGCAAGTAAACGCGATTCGGCTTAAAAGAAGCCTAAGTGGATGCTTGTGAGTCTTGGTATTCTCAATAACAAGAGGTGGTGGATTTTTGATACAACCAAAACACATGGTGAAGTTGCAAACAGAACAATGATAACACACCTTCTTTTCTGGTTGAAATACACAGAAATGACAACTCTTCTCGGCATCCTGATTATCTGCCAATGCGACGACTTTGAGAGGGTGACTAGGGTGACAAGGATGATTTACCTCTTTTTGGAGATGAACACAATCCAAATGGAAGTAGACATTATGGCATTCAAGACATGAATAAGATGGTCCACCTATAGATTCCTTGCAAGCTTCACAAGGGACATCCACTTCTCGTTTCTTCATAAAAACAAGTGAATGGTCATGACACATCGGATTTTCAATAGCAGGCGGCGAAGGTTTCATCCCGCAAATCAAATCCACTTTCAAGTATAACACGGGGACAAAAGATCTTTTCTACAACAATCGCATGGACTATCTTTCGGCTGAGAGTCATTAGTGAGTAGGAGAGGATGCTCCGAATGAGAAGGGTGATGATTAATCTCTGGTGGAGCTTCAGCGCACTCTTTATGAAACCAACCATAACAGCTAAGCTCATTGCAAATGTAACCGCCGTAGATGGGTTCTTTTACATGGCAGCCATCATATTCAACATAACAAAACACAGCTGAAGGGAAAAGGGGATGATTGTGAATGGGTAGCTTATATGCTCTTGTTATATTCATATTGTATGTGAATAAGAGGTTTTGTTtgatcatattatataaaagtggagctggaagaaatcatcattatatatatacacatttgtaaactaataataattattgTAATTGTTAAGATTCTTCTTCAAACCCCCTTTTTATCTTTTCAAGAAGTAAAGAATCAAATTCTTCTTCCATTTAAACATGACAATGGGCAATGACGTATATCATAGCTATAACTTTATGctatttcttattcttttccTCAATCTCAAACCCAAACACATAAAACTTGCAGTTCAAGTCATagaattctttctttttttacgATTGATagagatcaatttcttttacataagAATACTCCAGTGATACCTTCCGCACCAGGTGCGCTTGAAGGCTTTATAGCAAAGACATCTTTCCTTATTTCCTCTCTGGAGACTTCTCTTGTCGAGTCTTCATTCATTCTTCTAGTAACTCTAcagcaaaaaaaagaagtaaaagcaCAATACTTACTAATCATACCCAGTGTGTTAGTGaagtttttaatcaaaaaaataaaaatccaaaatttcataattttagatGTGATTTAGTAAATAGTTCaactaaaaaattataataacgTTGATAAATCCatttaaaatcatctaaaaacactCAAAATCATTCCAGAATCAAACTCTTGGGCTTTTGAATAGCTGAAAGTGGGCCTTTTTACTGGGCTGTGTCAGGACTCTGTGAACCCGTGATGGTAAATCCGTAAATAGTAGGGAGTCGGAAGGGTATAATATAAAGCGAGAGGAagtgaaagaaataaaagaaaaagacacaAGTATCCCTATTGTCGGAGAGAAAGGGCATCACCACCATCTTCGAAACCTAATCTCTGCCTCTTCTGCCCCTTCTGTAATTCCCAATCCCACCCTCGATTtctcctccttttttttttacccgCCAATTTCAACTTTGTCATCTCCAACGGCTCCTTCCTCTTCTCTCGAGTTTCTGTTGATAAACCCAGATTTTGATCCTCGTGAGTTCTCTGTTTCTGAGTtaaaaagtttcaattttttttctttattcgtTTTAGTTTTTGCTCAGTTCAGATCTTTCTGTTGGTTATCTTAGTTATGGAGTTTACACTGATAAGGATTTGGTTTATTACTCacttcaaattgttttttttttcaaatctcaaTTATGTTTCGTTATATCTTTTGCTTCTTTAGTCATTTCGAGTTTGTATAATTAGACCTTGTTGTTGGCGTGTTCTCTCCTTATTACAGGTAACTGCTAAAGCAAGAGAACTAGTTGTCTTTTATACGAGTGTTGCTTCTGCAATGGCGAATCGTGATTTAATGCTTGGACAGAATCAATCATTGGTGCTTGGTCACAGCCACACTCTAGACCTTGGTCAAAACCACGATATGGATTTAAGCCAACCTCATCACGATCATGAAATTGACTTAACACACCAACAAGACGATCACGAGCTAGGCTTAGGAGTACACAACGAAGATCAAGaagaccatcatcatcatcatcacgatTACATGAATGAAACCGATCAAAAGCCTGGACACCACCACGACGACGACGATGTTGAGTTCTCCTTATCAGACAACAACCAGTTAGTACTCGGAAACAACGAGAATCTCGACTTAGCCATCGACTCAACACACGAGCTCGAGATCGACCACAACGGCGAGATGGTAATGGTCACTACTCCAGTCCAAGCACGCGCCCTCTCCGCTGAGCTAACTTACCAGCTCACGGTCGGACAAGAGTTCCCAGATGTCAAAAGCTGTCGTAGAGCGTTGAGAGACATGGCCATTGCTCTCCACTTCGAGATCCAAACGATAAAATCCGACAAAACACGCTTCACAGCTAAATGTTCCAGCGAAGGATGTCCGTGGAGAGTCCACGCAGCTAAGCTCCCCGGCGTGCCGACTTTCACCATTAGGACCATCCATGAAAGCCATACCTGCGGAGGGATAAACCATTTGGGCCACCAACAGGCCTCGGTCCAGTGGGTAGCTTCCTCAGTTGAGCAGCGGCTCCGCGAGAATCCAAACTGTAAACCGAAAGAGATTCTTGAAGAGATACATAGAGTCCACGGCATCACCTTGTCTTACAAGCAAGCGTGGCGCGGTAAAGAAAGAATCATGGCGACTATGCGCGGCTCTTTTGAAGAAGGGTATAGGCTGCTTCCTCAGTACTGTGAGCAGGTCAAGAGGACTAATCCTGGAAGCATCGCTTCTGTTTACGGATCTCCGGCTGATAACTGCTTCCAGCGTCTCTTCGTCTCCTTCCACGCCTCGATTTTCGGGTTTTTAAACGCGTGCCGCCCGCTTCTCGGGCTTGACAGAACGTACCTCAAGAACAAGTACTTAGGTACGTTGCTTCTCGCTACTGGTTTTGATGGAGACGGCGCTTTGTTTCCGCTAGCGTTTGGGGTTGTGGACGAAGAGAGCGATGAGAACTGGATGTGGTTCCTTTGCGAGCTTCACAACCTTCTAGAAGCCAACACCGAGAACATGCCGAGGCTCACTATACTATCCGATAGACAGAAAGGGGTAGTGGAAGGAGTTGAACAGAACTTCCCAACAGCCTTTCACGGCTTCTGCATGCGTCACTTAAGCGAAAGCTTCCGTAAGGAGTTTAACAACTCATTGTTAGTTAACTACCTTCGGGAAGCTGCTCAAGCCTTGACGGTGATTGAGTTTGAAGCTAAAGTACTCGAAATCGAAGAGGCTTCGCAAGACGCAGCGTACTGGATCAGACGTATCCCTCCGAGGCTATGGGCTACAGCTTACTTCGAAGGACAACGGTTTGGTCATTTAACAGCTAATATAGTCGAGTCTCTAAACTCGTGGATCGCTGAAGCTTCAGGACTTCCGATTATTCAGATGATGGAGTGCATCAGGAGACAGCTGATGACTTGGTTCAACGAGCGGCGCGAGACCAGCATGCAGTGGACTTCGATCCTCGTCCCGACCGCCGAGCGCCGCGTGGCCGAGGCGCTCGAGCTCGCGAGGACCTACCAGGTCCTCAGAGCCAACGAGGCGGAGTTTGAAGTTATATCTCACGAAGGGAACAACATTGTGGATATCAGGAACAGGTGTTGTCTCTGTAGGGGATGGCAGTTGTACGGTTTGCCCTGTGCGCATGCCGTCGCGGCTCTTTTGTCTTGTAGACAGAATGTTCATAGGTTTACTGAGAGCTGTTTCACTGTGGCGACGTATAGGAAGACTTACTCTCAGACGATTCATCCTATTCCGGATAAGAGTCTTTGGAGAGAGATGTCTGAGGGAGGTGATCCGAGTGTGGGTAAAGGTGGTGTTGAGGGTGTTGTTATAAACCCGCCTAAGTCGTTGAGACCGCCTGGTAGGCCGAGGAAGAGACGGGCTAGGGCTGAAGATAGAGGACGTGTGAAGAGGGTTGTGCATTGTAGCCGGTGTAACCAGACTGGTCATTTCAGAACTACTTGTGCTGCACCCATTTGATTTTGCAACAATGACaatacgctgtaagtttcttaGCTGTTTAGTAATATAACGTTAGTGTCTTCATTGAATCCACTGATCTGATTCCTGTGTGTGTTTCTCTGTGACAGGAAGCATACTGTGAGTTACTCTGTTAAGAGTACTATAGAAGATCACATCGTTCTTGATCAGTTTCAAGATTTTAAGCGATAGATGGAAATAAACACTTGAAGAAACATTACATGTTTGTTGTTTCCTTTCTCTATTTATTTGAAATGCTCAGCTCGAGCAGATGCAtaaactcttttgtttttgtttaatagTTCTTGagataaagttattattttcatttggaATGTATTTTGTTTAGGTGTGTAAGGTAAAAAGTTGATATGAGCCAACGTTTGCTTGACAATAAAACAGTAATATTTAGGTTAAGCTTTCTATTAATCTTGAGATTTTTTGGAAATTAAAGTTAACTATTGAAAGTTAGATTTCACAAAGGTTGGTGTCTCATATGAGCCTTTTAAATTGAAGGTAAgcttctttttaagtttttgaagaTTAAAGTTGATTTTGagatgttaatttattattcattatatatgacaatttttttttctataaatatacaACTTAATGAGAAAAAACTGttataaaaatggaaactttaAAATAACATGATTAAATGAAAAATTGTCGAAACTTATAGAGGTGTAttcaatttagaattttaaatgatttgatttttagtaaattttaaaatgattttagttgaattaaaagtttattataaactttgttaaactacttatatttaaaactataagaTTTAGGTattaaatactttttatttttttaaccaaaaaactcTACCAAAACATTCTAAAATGACTACAATAATTTCTAACAATGGTTGGTTACACATCAGTcacaaacaaaaacatgaaGAACCATTGAGTTTCTAAAGACTAGTTTCCTTAAAAACCGGCGAGGTCGTTCAAGACCACGGACATAGCTGCCTCGTGGATCAATAAACCAGTAGAAGAAACAGTGCAACACAAAGAGACCAACCATCAAGAAAGGCACGATGGCTAATTCTCTACACTTGGACGAGATGAGATACATCCCTGACACAAAAGCAGAGGCCATTGCGATCAGCGACACAACCATTAGCAAAGTGCACATGTAGAGCAAAGCTGAGCGTGCGCGAAACATGTCTCTCGAAGCATAGAACAAGAGGTAGACTGTGGCTACCGAGAAGATAAAGGCGATTGTGTCAAACACCAAGAAACATGTGAAAGCTACTTCTTCACTCAATACAGGTGTACCGTCTGGTTTATAACCGCCGGGTAGTTGGAATGCCGCGGCAAATGCTACGGTTGCGACAAGAACCGCGACAAAAAGATGAACCTCGTACATTGCACAGTCATGTCTTGCGTTGCTTTCTTCAACATCTGCTTTTTCTTGCTTCTTTGTCTCTACGTTCTGTTGCTGAGACGGTTGTTTGTAGTATCTTTGCAGTGCATAGTATGCCACCGCCACTTTAAAACTTATctgaaaaagaaatgaaatgaTGACACATCGGTTAAGAGAGGCCTATGAGTTCGGTTTAGTTTGGGTCATCCAAAATTTTGCCAAATTGAAccgaacaaaaactt encodes:
- the LOC106438983 gene encoding tryptophan--tRNA ligase, cytoplasmic; the encoded protein is MDVGKKDSIASDSSEQVVNPWEVAAKDGGKIDYDKLIDQFGCQRLDDSLIDRVQRLTSRQPHVFLRRGVFFAHRDFNEVLDAYERGDKFYLYTGRGPSSEALHLGHLIPFMFTKYLQEAFKVPLVIQLTDDEKCMWKNLSVEESQRLARENAKDIIACGFDVTKTFIFSDFDYVGGAFYKNMVKVAKCVTLNKAMGIFGFSGEDHIGKLSFPPVQAVPSFPSSFPHLFPGKDKLRCLIPCAIDQDPYFRMTRDVAPRLGYSKPALIESSFFPALQGENGKMSASDPNSAIYVTDTAKEIKNKINRYAFSGGQDSIEKHREIGANLEVDIPVKYLSFFLDDDTELEHIKKEYGEGRMLTGEVKKRLTEVLTEMVERHRMARAAVTDEMVDAFMAVRPLPSMFE
- the LOC111214111 gene encoding uncharacterized protein LOC111214111 — protein: MANRDLMLGQNQSLVLGHSHTLDLGQNHDMDLSQPHHDHEIDLTHQQDDHELGLGVHNEDQEDHHHHHHDYMNETDQKPGHHHDDDDVEFSLSDNNQLVLGNNENLDLAIDSTHELEIDHNGEMVMVTTPVQARALSAELTYQLTVGQEFPDVKSCRRALRDMAIALHFEIQTIKSDKTRFTAKCSSEGCPWRVHAAKLPGVPTFTIRTIHESHTCGGINHLGHQQASVQWVASSVEQRLRENPNCKPKEILEEIHRVHGITLSYKQAWRGKERIMATMRGSFEEGYRLLPQYCEQVKRTNPGSIASVYGSPADNCFQRLFVSFHASIFGFLNACRPLLGLDRTYLKNKYLGTLLLATGFDGDGALFPLAFGVVDEESDENWMWFLCELHNLLEANTENMPRLTILSDRQKGVVEGVEQNFPTAFHGFCMRHLSESFRKEFNNSLLVNYLREAAQALTVIEFEAKVLEIEEASQDAAYWIRRIPPRLWATAYFEGQRFGHLTANIVESLNSWIAEASGLPIIQMMECIRRQLMTWFNERRETSMQWTSILVPTAERRVAEALELARTYQVLRANEAEFEVISHEGNNIVDIRNRCCLCRGWQLYGLPCAHAVAALLSCRQNVHRFTESCFTVATYRKTYSQTIHPIPDKSLWREMSEGGDPSVGKGGVEGVVINPPKSLRPPGRPRKRRARAEDRGRVKRVVHCSRCNQTGHFRTTCAAPI